A window of Brachyhypopomus gauderio isolate BG-103 unplaced genomic scaffold, BGAUD_0.2 sc430, whole genome shotgun sequence genomic DNA:
AAACATTGAGGAATACCTACAACAGGCTGTACAACAAAATGATCTACAGCAGCCACAAGACTGGGAGTCAGCCACAGAACTGTATTTATTGTTGAAAGATACAGCCGGGTTTTAGACAAACTACCTGAATCCAAATTTTTTATCTTTTGTTTCCTGTTCCTTCTGCTAAAATTAAAAGTGATACATTCAGGTcgattaaaacatttaaaatgaacTGTGTATTGTCTGCCTGAAGACAGACTTGACACTTCACATTCTGAATAAAACATGTCCAGCATTTCAACTTGCCTATACTGTAAGTTATTTAGCTCTGAGAACCAAAATGTTTACAAAAACAGTAAAGTAGCTTTTCGCTTCAATGTGTTGCAAAAGTAGCTTACAGTGAAAGTATGCCAACAGCATCTGAACTAGACTGGACGGGAATCGGTAACTGGCCTTTGAGATTTAATAACAGCCGAATCCTGGAGCATTTTGGATCCCAAAGTCCATGTTTGCCTTAAAAACTCTGTATGATTCCAAAAACGGCAGCTTCAGTGTATTTGCACAGGTGTTTGCAACTGGAAAAGGTGAATCACTTAAAAACTCGAGGCGTGGAGGTGGTATTATGCCTGCTGGAGGAAGTGCTGCCAGACCTGTAGCAAACAGCAACAGATCTTCCAGAGATACAGCTGTCATTTTTTCTGAAAGAGGAAAGTAAACATTGTAGTTGTTGAATTTTGCATTGAGAAAAATCAATTTCCTTATTTCTGCTTTCCTTTCATTATAACTAACAAAATTCTAAACACACAATCTGTCCATGCAAACCTTCAGAATCAAGGAGATAATCTGCCCAAAAGTCCAGTGTTTTGCTCTCCTTTTGACGCCTATTGCTTCCTGCTGGGCTGAGATCTGGTCTGAACATGGTCTCCAAGTCTGAAGCAGTCAGGGCCTTGGCAGAGAAGCACAAGACTGGGGACAGAACCCTGGAATGCTGCTGCAATGCAGGGAGGAAACCAAGACTTGCCAGTCCATCTTTGAATCTGTTAAGGATAAATGCACAAGTGTTGTAAGTGATTTAAAGCATAGAAATGAACTAGTATCCATCCATCAACATGTGTAAATGCCAATGAGTTTGAGTTTAATATATTTGGACAAATGTAAAATTAATAGTGTCATACATCAAGTAAAGCTCAGGTGTTTTTGTAGGACCACTCATACACAAAACCATTCACAGTGATCATTAGTAAAAGCAAAAGAGACAGATAATTATGATTTaagcatttaaaaaaaatgttttcacacTGTTTGTCAAACAGGATCTTTTTTTAAAGTAGTTACTCTCTTTAAAAGTAATCATGTATCATGAATAATGATTCTAAAGAACTTTTAGAGTTCTGTTGAACCCTATTATACATTTCTTAGTGGATGATAAACATGGTGAAACAAGGTTGGCAAGTATCGATATATTCATATTCAGTAATGAGCTTAGAACCGCGGattagtttttaaatattttcagacaTTAATGGCAGACAGGTTATTACTTACCGTTGAATGGCACCATGGTTTCTGTCAATGATGTACCATCTGAGATAGTCCTCCACAAAAGCTTGCTTCTCACATGCCTTCACACTTCTGAGGCATCCAGCAGTTTGGAACATGGTACTGTTTTGCAAAATTACATTTTGCAGAGATTCCTCTGATTCTGCTTCCAGGACCTTGTAGAACAAGCAGTTTATTGTAAGGAAAACTACCAAAATATCAATTTGACaacattttaatgaaaacaaataTAGGTGAGAGAGAGGTTGAAATATGCcctttcaaaaacagaaataattCACTCAACCATAATCTTTATTTGAATGTCAAAATAATCTCCACTTGTCCTACAGTGAATCTGTTCCCTGAGCCTAGGTCATTTCCTACCTGTTGCAGAACTTTCCCTATCTCCTCATCTTTCACATCTTCTACAGTGGCGCTGAAACTTGGATTCCCTATCATGTGGTTGACCAGGTTCTTTGAGAGAAAATGTGGTGCTGGTCCACCGTGTACAATGGATACAGCAATCATCTTTCCTGCTAAAAAATACTCATCTTCCCTGGCAGCTGTTATACAGAGCACAGAATTATTGTGGTTAATTACTACTTAAATCTGCCTATGATAAAAATGAGATGTTTCCGTTTTAGTTGTACAACCCCTTCACTATACCTAAAAAAGACTCACCTCTTGAATTGTACACAAGATAACGGTTTTCTGAGGGTCCATCAAAAATGGGTCGATTTCTCAGATGGCTTGTGAGAAGTGTGAGGAATTCGCGCCTTGGGCCACCTGTATCCAACCCTTCTTCAAAGCAGCCAGCATCATCATTAAACCTGATGAACATGTCGTTGTTGTCAGAGTACGTGCTGCGTTGAAATCCGCGAACAGCTCCATCCCAAACATCTGACCGACATATATTGAACCTGCTGATCTTCTTGTGGTCAATTGCCAGTGCCAGATGCGCAATAATTTCATGTGCCTGCACATTTGTTtctctagaaaaaaaaaaatcattatttTAAGCACAGTGTATGTACTTCTTTACTGACTGATCAAACTTTGCATAATGTAATTATGTGCAGGAATAGATGCTGGTTAACTGAATACAAAATGTCTAAATTACTAACACAGGTTCTTCTGTAGACAGGTCTTTCTCTTTGTCTTGAGTAAGATCTTCAACATCATCTTCGCTGTCAATCACAATGGGTTCAAACAGGTTGGTGTAGTTTCTGCAGACAGAAAATGTGCACACAGTATAGATGACGACAAAAATACATAAGCATGCAGTTCCAGCTTTTCTAGCACCAAACATTGAATTTATGACACAAGTCAAATATAAAAGATTCACAgtaaatatttttataataataatcattttgtctCATCCCCTGTAATATTACAGGAGATACAACACACCTGTAACACGAGCTCTGGACAGTGAGACATTCACTGGTACCTGGATCATTTCTGTTATCCAAATCTAGAACCTGAAAAcgcaaaaatgaaaaaattgTGTTTGACCAGTTTAGAACTATTTTAATATCCTAACAGTTTCAATGTCCTGTTTATTTTATTGCCCTGTAACTCCTCTGTGCATTATGTGactaaaacaaacagacaaaaaccATGGAATGCCTAAAAGCACTGTTGTTGGCAGTATAATGCCATAGCTATTGAAGTAAAGTGATTTTGGTCATTCTCGCAAAGATTTTGTAGAAAATTAATAGATACAAGTTTTCAAAGTAAACTCTTATtagctatttttgttgttattgtatTTGCCTAAACAAAAGTACCTCTACTTGTACCAGACAGTAAAATGAACAAGACACTGAAGAAAGCAAGGGTGGTCTAATAATTATTTCCATGCCTGGATATTTGAcacttcaaaaacaaacaagcatccagaaaataaacaagcaatacaagcacTTTATAGGACATGTTCCATTAACCACATACAGGACAAATAACCAAACTACATGTCTTTAATACATACTGTATGCAAATACAGTAAAGGCTAAAATACTTttggtacacatacacacatcatgCTATGatatattcttaaaatataactTACTCTGTTTCTGCCACTTGTTGTAAAGGACTGCTTTCATCCAGAGGTTCCCATGGCTGAAGTAAAGACACAATGCATTTcacataaaacatttacataGTTCTATGGAGTTGAGGTAAAAGATAAAATTGTGCTTGTGATGGCTgaacaaccaaaaaaaaaaaaaaggacagaccaattacattttaaattgaaCTTACCAGTGTATCAGCAACATCAAActctggtttttttttaaaaacaatctCTGGGTCAGAGTCAGACAAGTCTGACAAATTTCCAACTgcaaaacatagaaaaaaaaactaacttAATTTCTACTAAGTGATAATACTATATTTGTTAACCGATGTTACACCCGAATGCATAAACACAACATTTGTAAAAACTCATGACAATGCTAGTGATGCTTACTTGCACAACTTCAAAATTTATATTTGTTGAAGTTTAGGCAATGTGTGCCaaactccacacacaaacatcacagcTTACCTTCTTCAAAGTCCCTTTTCAAGCAGATGAAAACAGTAATCCTTTGATATGGCTTGCCAACTTCAGCCTTATAAGCACCAAGTGTAAAAGGTCTTTGTGTCCCAGGGATATTAATGACCTCT
This region includes:
- the LOC143506189 gene encoding G2/M phase-specific E3 ubiquitin-protein ligase-like — protein: MYCPNCGKELVELSPNFCSSCGKRIQDIGVGGTPQPSTSAIPPCPTRAFSTFREYQQKKNEERQKYSLGRKRLKHNGKIKVRINVGLMVIQKGGLRPLRGKTVSLTTDPDISSTTLLSQAVKKMKDFNKDVKDGPFLLLYPDGTEVINIPGTQRPFTLGAYKAEVGKPYQRITVFICLKRDFEEVGNLSDLSDSDPEIVFKKKPEFDVADTLPWEPLDESSPLQQVAETENYTNLFEPIVIDSEDDVEDLTQDKEKDLSTEEPVETNVQAHEIIAHLALAIDHKKISRFNICRSDVWDGAVRGFQRSTYSDNNDMFIRFNDDAGCFEEGLDTGGPRREFLTLLTSHLRNRPIFDGPSENRYLVYNSRAAREDEYFLAGKMIAVSIVHGGPAPHFLSKNLVNHMIGNPSFSATVEDVKDEEIGKVLQQVLEAESEESLQNVILQNSTMFQTAGCLRSVKACEKQAFVEDYLRWYIIDRNHGAIQRFKDGLASLGFLPALQQHSRVLSPVLCFSAKALTASDLETMFRPDLSPAGSNRRQKESKTLDFWADYLLDSEEKMTAVSLEDLLLFATGLAALPPAGIIPPPRLEFLSDSPFPVANTCANTLKLPFLESYRVFKANMDFGIQNAPGFGCY